Sequence from the Petrotoga sp. 9PW.55.5.1 genome:
GGAGTAATTTCATCGTCTTGTTCTCCACCGTTAGTATCTTCTTCAGAGGATAAAGGTACACATCCAACAATAAGTAACATAGAAATTGTTAAAACTACTACCCATAAAAATTTTTTCACATCTACCACCTCCAGTAATTTAGTAAATTTATTCTATCTTTACTATTTCTGCAGTGTTTCTTACTCTTAACCTTGGACCCTGAGGATCCTTAGAAGCAATTCCAATTGCGCTTACAGTATCTCCAATTTCAATAGAAGGATCCCATTTACCCAACATTTCTTCGTTTCCGGTGCCATCACCAATGTAACCTTCCACATAAACTCTTGCTTCACCTGTTCCGTCGTTTAAATACAAGGAGCTTTCGGTCATTCCTGTTACTGTTCCTTCCACTTTGATAAGCCAACCTTGATATTCATCTTTCATACTATCTCCTGTGCTTATTTCTAAAGGAGGAACTTCTGCGGGATTCTCATCTATAATTATAATGTCTTTATTTTCATCTTCGATCTGTACTTCAAACTCTCCCAAATAATGATCTACAGTGCCTATTACTCTTATTTTTACACCGAGCTCCAAAGGAATTTGTGAAACCCCAAAAACACATATGCCTCCAGTTTCATCTTGAGCATATATAACATCAAAGAAAGCATTATCTGAAGGATTATCTATTGCGGGAGAATAAGTAGTTGTCCTTCCTTCTATCATAACTTTTTCTCCTAAAAGATCTGGTATTCCATTGTTATCTTCATCTTTTCTTACTTCAGATATATCCATCAAGTCAATTGTCATCCAATTTATAATATTTTCAGTAATCAATTTATTTGAGTAAAAATCTGCAGATTGTCCAGCTGTTTCAAAATCTGAAAAGAATATAGAACCTGCTACAACAATCTTTGCACCACTTTCTAGCTCTTCAGCTGCTAAAACATAAACTTCTCCTTGATCAACAGGAGTATTATCTCCTTTATTGTCTGCATCCGAAGTTTCAGTAGTATCATGACCTTTTACTAACCAATCAACATTTTCATCACTTTCCCCCTCAAGTATAACCGAGCAACCACTGTAGAAACTATAAGTTTTTTCTTCTGGAATATTATTTGTCAGATAGTATTTGGAAGATACATAGTCATCAAAATACAAGCGCCACGGTTGCCCACCATTATTGTCATAATCAACAACTTGATCGTCGTTAATTCTCAAGCTTGATCCTATTGTCTCTAATATATTGTTTATTTGTGTAGAAGTTTGGAATTCGCCTTCTCCGTCTTTATAATCCGCCCTTCCAGCAACGATTAAGTTACCACCTTCTTCAGTATATCTTGCAATTGCTTCTAATTCATCCTGGGCAAAGACGCTTCGATTGTCTCCTAAACGGTCAGGACCTGTTATAATCAATACGTCAGTATTTTTTAGTAAATTGTCAGATATTCTTTCTTCATTTACAATAAAAATATATCCTTCCTCTTCGATCATTTGTTGTAAAGCGGAGTAATTATCATCATAATAGCCACTTACATAATCATTAAAATGTGAAGCATCTAAAATGATTTTTGTAGCATTTTCTTCATCTCTAAAGCTTACTGTTACCTCTTCAGTAAACTCTCGAGGGATTCCATCTATCATTATTTCTGATCGTGCATAAATAGTATAATCACCTTCAATGCTCGAAGACCATTCAAAGGAAACTTCTCCGATACCTGCTGATTCAATAATATTTATAGTTTTCTCACCAATTTTATTTTCAGGGCTTATTTGATCTTTGTAAAATTCAACAACAACGTTTTCAAAATCTTGTAGAGTATTATTATATAATGTTGCCTTTATTTCAACATTTTCTCCAATGATTTGTATTCTTCGAGAAACTTCCAATTTAGAGAATCCAGCGCGAACAACTTCTCCTGCCCATACAGGTGCAGTTACTGCAATATCCCCATCTTCTTGCTCAATTCTTACATAATAATAATCATATAATGGCTTTAACTCTAAATTCCATAAGATTTCGTTAGAATCAAAAGATTTACTTTCAACTTCTATGCCTCCATTAGCAATCAAACTGACTTTTGTTATACTATCTGATTCATCAGGATCAACTGCTGAAATGTGTATTCTTAAATTTTGTGGATTTTCTAATATGCTTCCCATTATTTCATCATTTACTATGTATGTGATCTCAAGATTTTTATCTTCAGTTGCATAAACTCTATAATTTCGTATTGCGTCATAGATACTTTCTCTAGATAATTCAGGGGCCAAAACTACAGTTCTTGCATCATTGGCAGTACCCCACTCTCTTCGATGGTTATCTTGATTATTAGAGGGAGCAACATGCCAACCTTTATCTAATGCGCGAGTATAATACTCATAACTTCGAAAATAACCAGGCCCACCAACTGGACCTTCACCATTACCTACTTCTATTAAATGAATTACGTTATCAAATTCTGGCTTATAATAGCTAAAATCATTAAAATCACCAAAAGTTTCTCCTGGATGATTCCATTGAGAAATAGAATCAGGAGATTGTGCCAAAAGTTCATAATATGTTAAAAGATCCATTTCTGGTACATCACGAGATGCAAACCATGGAGTGTTAAATGTATTAATATGTCCCCACCCACCTGTACTACCACTCCAGGTCATTTCAAATCCGGCTATAGCGACGAATCTTCCGTCTTCATTGAATTCATCAGCGACAGCATTTAATCTTTTCCATTTTTCACTTGTAGAATCTTCAACATCAGTAATTGTTTCATTATATCTATCTGTATCATTGTCAAACCAATTTGAGTGATCTGTAACAGCAAAAAAATCAAGGTTTGCCATATCTCTTGCCCATTCGTAAGCTTCTTCAGGAGTTCCTTGCCCATCAGAAAGGTTAGTATGACTATGTAGTTGGCCAAAATAAAAATTATAACTTAGAATATCGTTATAATCATCTTTTGAATCAGAACCATTAGTAAATAACAAGCATCCACTTAATACAAAAGAAACTAAAGCAATGCTAATAAAGAAGATACTTTTTTTAAGATGTTTTCCTTTCAATTAATACACCTCCAAATATTTTTTAATTTACTAACTTTAGAAATTCCAAAACTTAAGTTTGGCCCATCTTTTAGCTTTAAATTTATTCAAAAACACCTCCTTTCTAATCCTCAATAATTCTTAATTTTATTAGCCTTTTCGATACTTTGGAATTAAACCAATATAGTAGACATAAAAAAGTATGTTTCGTCATTCCCTTTATAAGAATGGGTGAATGCGACTGTTTTATGTTGCAGACGGAATAGTTTAACGTTTTTTAAATTCAAATGCTCATTTTCTGAAAATTACCATTTCTAAAGTCCCTATTTGTGTATGTCCCATCTTAATACATAACACTGTATCTTTATTTTTTATTTTCTTTCTTGCCATTTCTTGACATCTTCTAAAACTACATTCGTTAAGTTGCTTATGCTTCCAGCTGAATATTTGTCCCCATACATCCTTTCTATGAAACTACTTTTCTCAACCCTTACATACACAAAATATTTTACAACATCGTTGAAAATAATGTCAAATATGATTAGAAACCATTAGTACCATTTAAGTGAAAATAATTCTTATTAACTCACAAAATTTAAATTTTTCTATTAAATTAGCTGTAAATGGTAAAATAACAACAATTTTTCTTTATATTATAAAGTAAAAATCTCAATTTTTAAGATTTTTGCTTTTATTCATCCTTAATTCTTTTTAATTTTTCTTAATCTCCCCTTATCGTCCATAATCAAACTTTTATTTTTCGATTAAAAGAGTTATTATATAAGTAGTTAAACGGTTAAGTGATTATAACAAAAATGGAGAGATAGACCTATGCCACCTAAGAAGAATAAAAACTCAAGATTGACTATAGAAGATATTGCAAATATTGCCAACGTATCTAAGGCAACTATCTCCTATGTAATTAATGAAAAACCAGGGGTAAGTAAAGAAGTAAGACAAAAAGTAAAAAAGATAATCGAAGAATATAACTATGTTCCAAATTCTGCTGCAAGAGGGTTAGCAGGAGAAAAAACGCACTTCATTGGACTGGTTATACCAGACATTTCAGACATTTTCTATGCGAATATAATTAGAGGTGTTGAAAAAACATCAAATAAATTAGGATTCTTTCTAAATCTATTAACAACTCATGCACAAGCTGAAAGAGAGCAGCAAGTTATTAAACTATTCAATAAAAGTATGGTTGATGGTTTAATAGTAATGGCATATTACTTAAAAGATCAATACATCGATATATTAACCGAAAGTGGAATTCCTTTTGTTTTTATAGATTATCCTCCAAAAAATGAAGAAATTTATTCTGTATTAGTTGATAATGAGTCCGGGGCTTTTGAAGCTACTGAGTATCTCATTTTTTTAGGGCATAAAAAGATAGCTTTCTTAGAAGGTTCAAAAGTAGCATGGGATTCAAAAGCAAGATTTGAAGGTTATCTAAAAGCATTAAAAGCTCATTCATTAGAATTCAATCCAAATTTAGTTGAAAATGGTAACTTTACCAAAGAAGAAGGTTATTTAGCAACAAAGAGGTTGCTTATTAAAAAAGAAAAGTTCACAGCAATATTTTCTGCTAACGATCAAATGGCTATTGGAGCTATAAGAGCTTTAAAAGAAGCAGGTTTAAAAGTTCCAGATGATATTTCAATAGTTGGTTTTGATAATATAGAGGCAAGCTCTATAATCGAACCACCTTTAACAACAGTAAGTCAACCTATTTATGAAATGGGGAAAAAGGCAGTGGATGTATTAGTGAAATTAATAAATAAAGAGGAAGTAAGAGAGAAAAAAATCATGCTCAAAACGAAATTAATAGAGAGGCATTCTTGCAGAAAATTATAAAATTTTTTATGGCAATATACTTAACCGATTAAGTATTTATAAACAAGCAAATAAGAGGGAGGTCATAACAATGTTTGAGACAAAGTATGGATATTTTTCACAAGGCGGAAAAGAATACATAATAAAAACTCCTGAAACTCCAAGACCATGGATAAATGTTATTTCCAACGGAGACTATGGAATGGTTATTTCTCAGAGTGGATCTGGTTATAGTTGGAGAACTCATGCGAGTCTAAACAGAATAACTAGATGGGAACAAGATTTAATTAAAGATGAATGGGGAAAATATATTTACATAAAAGATAATGAAAATGGCGAATTTTGGTCTCCTTCTTGGAAACCTGTATGTAAAAACCCTCAAGAATTTAAAGTTAGACATGGGCAAGGATATTCAATATTTGAGACCAAATATTTTAATATCAAAACTGAATTAACGATGTTCGTTGCAAAAGAAGATCCTGTAGAAATTTGGAAATTAAAGGTAAAAAATCTTTCTAATAGAAGAAGAAAACTTTCACTATTCACCTATTTTGAATGGTGTTTGGGAGCTGCACCAGATTGGCATAGAGAATTTCATAAAACGTTTATAGAAACTTCTTTAAATGAAAAACTAAATTGTATTTTAGCAAAAAAAAGAATGTGGGAAATTCCAAATGAGAAAGGTCAAAACTGGAATAAAGAATGGGAGTACCTTGCTTTTCATTCTGTTAATGAAAATATTAGCGGGGCAGAAGGATCAAAAGAACAATTTTTAGGCATGTACAACAATATATCAAATCCAAAAGCTGTAATAACAGGTAATATATCCGGGGTCTTTGGAAAATGGGAAGATTCTATTGCTAGCTTAAAGAACGATATTTCTTTAGAACCAGGTGAAGAAAAAACCTTGGTATATTTATTAGGAGCTTTGAAAAAAGGAGGCGAAGATAAAAATCTTGAAAAAATCATTGAAAAATATAGTGATTTAAAGAATGTTGACGAAGAATTAAACAGAGTCAATCAAATGTGGGAGGAAATGCTTTCTACTTTTCAAGTTGAAACTGCCGATAAAGGTTTTGATTTTTTAATAAATAGATGGCTTAAGTATCAAGCAATATCAGGCAGACTGTGGGGAAGAACAGCTTATTATCAAACTGGTGGAGCGTTTGGGTTCAGAGATCAACTACAAGATAGTCAAATATTTTTATACATTGATCCTGAGAAAACAAAAAATCAAATAAAACTTCACGCGCGACATCAATTTAATGATGGAAGTGTACTCCATTGGTGGCATCCTATATCCGAAATAGGTCACAAAAATAATATATCAGATAACAGACTTTGGCTTGCTTATATTACTATAAAGTATTTGAAAGAAACTAACGATTATGAATTTTTGAATGAAAAGATACCTTATTTAGATGGAGGAGAAGGGGGCTTATACGAACATTGTGTCAAAGCTATTAATTATAATTTAAACAAATTAAGCGATAGAGGGTTACCTCTAATTGGTGATGGAGATTGGAACGATGGTATGAACGCGGTTGGTACACAGGGGAAAGGAGAGAGTATTTGGCTTGGACACTTTTTATACGGTGTTTTAATAGATTTTTCAAAAGTGTGTGAAAAAATGAAAGATAAGGTAAATAAGAATAAATTTTTAACTGAAGCAAAACAATTAAAGGAAAATATAAATAAATATGGATGGGATGGAGAATGGTATATAAGAGCTTTTAAAGACAATAGTGAGCCTGTTGGAAGTAAAATGTGTGAAGAAGGAAAAATATTCTTAAATGCTCAAATTTGGGCTATTATAAACGAGACAGCTACAGAAGAAAGAAAAACACTTGCTTATCAATCTGCTAAAAAATATCTTTTTAAAGATTATGGTCCACTTCTTTTCTATCCAGCCTATAAAACACCGGATTCCAATGTTGGTTATTTAAGCAGGTACGCTCCAGGAGTTAGGGAAAATGGTGGATTATACACTCATGCTGGTACTTGGGCTATCTTAGCTGCATCTAAGATGAAAGATCCTGATACTTACAAAATATACAAGAGTTTTATGCCTGTTTATAGGGGTCTAGAACCAGATAAGTATCTTGTAGAACCTTATGTAACTCCAGGGAATGTGGATGGATCTGACTCTCCATACTTTGGAAGAGGTGGATGGACTTGGTATTCCGGATCTGCTGCATGGTATTTTATTGTAGGAGTTGAAGGAATTTTAGGTCTAAAACCTGATTGGAATGGTTTAATAATAGAGCCACTTTTACCAGAAGAATGGAAAGAAGTTCAAGTCAAAAGACATTTTAGAGGAAAAGTTTTAAACATTTCCTACAAAAAAAACAGTGAGAAAAAGATACTTGTAAATGGAAAAAAGTTAGAAGGTAACGTTTTAAATCCAGAGAATTTTAAAGAAAATATTTTAAACGTGGAAGTTTATTTTTAGTCAAACTCACCTTTTATCAACATGTATACGGATTTTGGAATTTCTAAAGTGAGTAAAAAAAATAACAAAGAGGAGGTAAGAAAGTATGAAAAAAGTAACGTATTTACTGATGGCTGTAGTACTACTTTTTAGTTTATCTGTTTTTTCACAGTCCCTTATTCACAGTTTTGAATATACTCATGATTTAAACAATGATAACTCAGGATCGACCTTTGAATTAAGCGGAAGATTTGTATATGAGGGTAAATACTCAGTAATCGTTGTGCCCTCTGGAGAATCAGCCGAAACAAAGATGGCTTTTGAATTATCTGGAGACAGATTGAACAATTGGTTAGGGAACGACACTTTAAGGTTAGCAGTTTATACCAAACCTGTCACAACTTTGAAACCTAATAAATTCTTTTTAGGCATGGCAGATGTTACAGAAGGTTGGAAATGGGTAGATGGAGTATTTTCTGAAACAGAACCAAAAGATGGATGGAATATTGTAGAATACAAACTCACTGACAAGATGAAGGATGTAATGCCAGATGGAAAATACATGCTTTATTTCTCTTTTATGCATACTCAAGGAGTAACAAATATTCCTTTGAAAGATCCTTTTTACGTAGACAATTTAATAGCTTTAAACTCAGAAGAACCTGAAATCGAAAGAATATATATTTGGTCTATGGATAGTGAAGAAGAGATAGGAACTTTTGGTAATGATAATACAGGAGCAAAATTTGAATTAGTAAAAGATTTAGCCGCCGAAGGTTTATACGCAATGAAAGTAATTCCTGATGGTGAAGCAATCGAAGCAAAAATTGCTATTGAACTATCTGGTGAGAAAGTACCACTTTGGATGGGTAGAAACGAAGTAACAATGAACGTTTATATTCCAAAAGAAAATAAAATTAAACCTACTATGTATTTCTTAGGTATGGCAGATGTTACTTCTGGATGGGAATGGGTTGGAGGAGTATTTTCCGATACTCAAGTAAACCCGGGATGGAACAAAGTAGAGTTTGAAATTGCAGGTAACATGAGCAATTTGGTGGAAGGAAATAAATACATGATTTATCTCGCATTTGGTGGTTTTGATGAAGATAATGTTAAAACGCCTTTATACGAACCTTTTTATGTAGATGGAATATTTGTCGAAAAATCAAGCAAGCCCACAGTAGAAGAAGTATTAGCGATGGTTCCAACAAGCGTCAAAGAAGAAGTGCAGAATCTTTTAGAATTAGAAGACGAGCCTTTATTAGAGGAAATACAAAAAAGAGCTTTCTTATATTTCTGGAATGAAGCAAACCCAACAAATGGTTTAATTAAAGATAGAAGTACAAAAGATTCTCCTTCAAGTATAGCGGCAGTTGGTATGGGACTTTCTGCTATTCCTGTTGGAATTGAAAGAGGTTGGGTTAGCTATGAAGAAGGATACGAAAGAGTTTTAACAACTTTAACAACTTTTGTCAATGGAGAAGTTGAAGGAATGAATGGTTTCTTCTATCATTTTGTTGATATGAACACAGGTAAAAGAGCCTTGAATAGTGAGATTTCCTCAATTGATACCGCGATTTTAGTAAGCGGAGCGTTAACAGCAGGAGCGTATTTTAAAGATACGCAAGTCGAAGAACTTGCCAATACTTTATACGAAAATGTTAATTGGCAATGGATGCTAGATGGTGGAGATACTTTATCAATGGGATACAAACCCGAAGCAGGATTCTTAGGCGCAAGATGGGATTCATTTAACGAAGGATTGTTAGCTTATGTATTAGCTATAGGTTCTCCAACATATCCAATATCACCTGACTCTTGGGACAAAATATTTAGACCTGTTAAAAATGATACATACATATATTTGCCACAAGAAACTCTATTCGTGTATCAATATCCAAATATTTGGATAGACTTTAGAGATAAAGAAGATAAATATGCAAATTATTTCAACAATGCAGAAGCTGCTACTAGATTTAATTGGTTGTTTGCAGTGCAAAATAGATTCAAATACGAAACATATGATATGGATATTTGGGGACTTTCTGCAAGTGATGGCCCAACTGGATACAAGGCTTATGGTGCTGTTGAAGGTAACCATGATGGAACTGTAGCCCCATACGCATCGATATCTTCGGTACCGTTTACTTATGATCTTTCAATGAACTCTATCAGAGGTATGTTGAGTAAATACGGGCCTTTGGTATGGGGAGAATATGGATTCTATAGTGCGTTCAATGTTGATGAAGTTTGGTTCTCAGATCAATACATAGGAATAGATCAAGGAGATATTATTTTAATGATCGAAAACTATAGAACAGGAATGATTTGGGATTTGTTTATGAGTAACGAACATATTCAGGATGCCTTAAACAAAATTGGATTTGTTGATAAAGTTTCGGATTACTCCGTAACGCCATGGTATGTCGAGGAATACCAAAGGCTTCTAACAAGTTCTGAAGAAAAGTTAGCTTTAGCCCCAAGGCTAAAACAGAGTATTAACATAGATGGAGACTTATCTGAATGGAAAGATGTTCCAAGATATGCTGTAACTGAAGACATGAATGTCCCCTCTGGAGGAATAATTCCTGTAGATAAAAGATCACAAGTTCTCCATAGTTATTTCCAAGCAACCTGGGACGATGAAAATTTATACTTAGCAGCAGACGTTTACGATGAGTTTGTTGTCATAAACATAGCTCCCCAGGACATTGGAGGATATTATAGAACTGATTCTATAGAATTTTATATAAATCCAAATGTAGCAGGCTCTAATGCGGGAATATTCAAATTGGCAGTACTTCCATTTGACACAGAAGGAAATGTACAAGCAGTAAGACACGAAGACGCAAATCCAGGGTCTTTATCAAAAACTGCTCCAAAAGTTCAATTGGCTTCTTTGAGAACAGATCACGGATACAGTATAGAGGTAAAAATCCCATTTGAATATCTTGGATTGTCACCTCAGGAAGGTGTACAAATTGGTTTCAGTCACACAGTCCATAATTCCAATAAACAAGATGCACAAATTGGCGCATATGTAAGACAAAACATAATTTCATGGAATCCTGTGCCAGATATTTGGGCAAATCCGCAAAATTGGGGTATGCTGGAATTAACTGAGTAAATATGAACTTTAGAAATGAGAATTTTTAAAAATAAGCGGTTGAATTTAAAATGGGTTCAAGTACGGTCTTAGAATTTCTAAAGTGAGTAAATGAGGAAAAATAGGAGGTGTAATATTATGAAAAGATTGATAGGTATTTTAAGCATTTTTTTGATTTTAGTAGCATCAGCTTTTGGTGCAACGAAAATCACTGTATGGGCAATGGGTGAAGAAGCAAAGAGCCTTGATCAGTTAGCAAAATTGTTTATGGAAGAATATCCTGAATACGAAGTCGATGTTCAAGCTATTCCCTGGGCGAATGCCTACGATAAGATTTTAACAGGTATTGCCGGTAGGCAAGTTCCAGATGTAGCTCAAATGGGAACTACTTGGATGGCACCTTTTGGCAGTATGGGAGCCTTCGAAGATTTAACCCCATACATTCAAAAATCTGAAATAGTAAATCCTGAAAACTTCTTTGAAGGTGCTTGGCAAACTGGTACAGTAAATGAGAGACAACTCGGCATTCCCTGGTATGTGGATACGCGAGCACTTTATTATCGAACTGATTTATTAGCTGAAGTTGGATACGATCATGCTCCTCAAAACTGGGACGAATTGTACGATGCTGCAAAAAAATTGGCTGAAAAAGGCAGATATGGCGTAACCCTTTATCAACCTCAAGACAATTATCAAGTATTAATGCCTTTTGTTTGGCAAAACGGTGGAGATATTATTGATAGCAATGGAAAAGTAATTGTAGATCAACCTGAATTCGTTGAAGCTTTTGCATATTATACAAGATTCTTTACAGAAAAACTTGCTCCAATAGGGGGCGGCGGAAACTTATTCCAAGATTTTGCTTCTGGTGATACGCCAATGTTTTTCTCTGGTCCATGGATGGTTACTATGCTAAGAGAGCAAGTACCCCAGATCGAAGGCAAATGGGATGTTGCCTTGACGCCTCAAAAGAAAACAATGACGTCTTTCATGGGTGGAAGTGATTTAGTAATATTCAGAGATTCAAAAAATAAAGAAGTTGCTTGGAAATTCATAGAATTTCTTTCAAGACCAGACATCCAAGTAAAATGGTATCAAATAGTCAGTGCATTACCTTCTGTTCAGGCTGCCTGGGAGGACCCTGTATTACAACAAGATCCTATGATCAAAGTTTTTGGAGAACAACTAAACGATGCAAAGGCACCTGTAAATATACCCCAATTTCAAGAAATCTCCGTATCTATGGATAGAAGAGTTGAAGAGGCAATTTATGGTAGAAAAAGTCCAGAACAAGCAGCAAAAGATCTGAAAAATGACATTGAAAAAATCCTGAGATAAAAAACACGCCCCTCTTGCTAAAAAGTGGGAGGGGCTTTTTATAACAATTAGTTGAGGGAGTGATAAAATGAAAACTCCATTAAGAGCCATAGTCACATTTTTAGGTCCCCCTATCATTTTATTATTTATTTTTATGTTGATCCCCATATTTGTTTCTCTTTTTATAAGTTTTACTGATTTCGATGTTTATGCTATGTATGACTGGAGTAACGCTTCTTTTATAGGCTTACAAAACTATGGAGAGTTAATGCAAGATCCCCTTTTCTGGCGAGCTTTGCTAAATACATTGTATGCTTTAGTAGTCGCAATGCCTTTGACAGTGATACTTTCTTTAAGTTTTGCTGCATTAATAAATAGAGAAGGAACTTATTTAAAAAACTTTTTTAAAGTCAGTTTTTACCTTCCTTCAATAACAAACACGGTTGCTATTGCTATCGTGTGGGCTTGGATGTTGAACCCAGATTACGGATTAATCAACTGGTTTTTGGGTTTATTTGGTATTCAAGGCCCAAATTGGTTGGGAGATCCTGCATGGGCTATGCCATCTGTAATAATGCTTGTAGTTTGGAAAGCAGTGGGATACAATATAATTCTTTTTACAGCAGGATTACAAAATATTCCTGATTATTTGTATGAAGCAGCTGAATTAGATGGGGCTACAAGATTTCAACAATTTCTATACGTTACTGTTCCTTCCTTAAGACCGACAATATTTTTTGTAACGGTAATGACAGTTATAGGTTACTTACAATTATTTGAAGAACCTTATATGTTAACTGCAGGAGGTCCATTAAACTCTACTCTATCTATAGTTCTGTATTTATATAGACAGGGTTTTAGATTCTTTAAATTAGGTTACGCTTCTTCTATAGCGTTTGTTTTATTCTTAATGATATTTGCTCTTACTTTTATTCAAATGAGGGCAAGAAGAAACGAAGCTTAACCTAACTAACGAGGAGCTGATAATATGCGAAAAAGAAAAATCTCACCAATAGAGCAGACCGTAGTTCATGGGATACTTATTATTTGGTTGTTAGTTTCAGTCATTCCTTTTGTTTGGATGGTTTCAACATCATTCAAAGGACCAGGGGAAATATTCGTTTTTCCTCCAAAGTGGATACCTCGCTCTCCTACTTTTCAAAATTATATAGATTTATTTCAAAAAGTCAATTTTGGAAGGCCATTTTTAAACTCAGTCATAGTTTCTCTAACTACCACATTATTATCGGTTTTAGTTGCAACTATGGCAGGTTATGGTTTTGCCAAGTTTAATTTTAAAAACAAAAATGTTTTATTTTTAGTCATATTAGGAACAATAATGGTACCTGGTCAAATAACGATGATCCCGGTCTTTTTACTTCTAACCCAATTAAACTTATTAAATACATACTGGGGATTAATTTTACCAGCAATAGCAAATGCTTTTAACATATTTTTTATGAGACAATTCATAAGCGGCATTCCGGATGAATTGATAGAAGCAGCAAAAATGGATGGAGCACACGAAGGTTGGATATTTTTTAGAGTAATATTACCTCTAGCAAGACCGGCTATGGCAGCAATAACCATTTTTACTTTTACAGGTTCTTGGAACAAT
This genomic interval carries:
- a CDS encoding GH36-type glycosyl hydrolase domain-containing protein, with protein sequence MFETKYGYFSQGGKEYIIKTPETPRPWINVISNGDYGMVISQSGSGYSWRTHASLNRITRWEQDLIKDEWGKYIYIKDNENGEFWSPSWKPVCKNPQEFKVRHGQGYSIFETKYFNIKTELTMFVAKEDPVEIWKLKVKNLSNRRRKLSLFTYFEWCLGAAPDWHREFHKTFIETSLNEKLNCILAKKRMWEIPNEKGQNWNKEWEYLAFHSVNENISGAEGSKEQFLGMYNNISNPKAVITGNISGVFGKWEDSIASLKNDISLEPGEEKTLVYLLGALKKGGEDKNLEKIIEKYSDLKNVDEELNRVNQMWEEMLSTFQVETADKGFDFLINRWLKYQAISGRLWGRTAYYQTGGAFGFRDQLQDSQIFLYIDPEKTKNQIKLHARHQFNDGSVLHWWHPISEIGHKNNISDNRLWLAYITIKYLKETNDYEFLNEKIPYLDGGEGGLYEHCVKAINYNLNKLSDRGLPLIGDGDWNDGMNAVGTQGKGESIWLGHFLYGVLIDFSKVCEKMKDKVNKNKFLTEAKQLKENINKYGWDGEWYIRAFKDNSEPVGSKMCEEGKIFLNAQIWAIINETATEERKTLAYQSAKKYLFKDYGPLLFYPAYKTPDSNVGYLSRYAPGVRENGGLYTHAGTWAILAASKMKDPDTYKIYKSFMPVYRGLEPDKYLVEPYVTPGNVDGSDSPYFGRGGWTWYSGSAAWYFIVGVEGILGLKPDWNGLIIEPLLPEEWKEVQVKRHFRGKVLNISYKKNSEKKILVNGKKLEGNVLNPENFKENILNVEVYF
- a CDS encoding LacI family DNA-binding transcriptional regulator — encoded protein: MPPKKNKNSRLTIEDIANIANVSKATISYVINEKPGVSKEVRQKVKKIIEEYNYVPNSAARGLAGEKTHFIGLVIPDISDIFYANIIRGVEKTSNKLGFFLNLLTTHAQAEREQQVIKLFNKSMVDGLIVMAYYLKDQYIDILTESGIPFVFIDYPPKNEEIYSVLVDNESGAFEATEYLIFLGHKKIAFLEGSKVAWDSKARFEGYLKALKAHSLEFNPNLVENGNFTKEEGYLATKRLLIKKEKFTAIFSANDQMAIGAIRALKEAGLKVPDDISIVGFDNIEASSIIEPPLTTVSQPIYEMGKKAVDVLVKLINKEEVREKKIMLKTKLIERHSCRKL
- a CDS encoding transposase, with amino-acid sequence MYVRVEKSSFIERMYGDKYSAGSISNLTNVVLEDVKKWQERK
- a CDS encoding CehA/McbA family metallohydrolase translates to MKGKHLKKSIFFISIALVSFVLSGCLLFTNGSDSKDDYNDILSYNFYFGQLHSHTNLSDGQGTPEEAYEWARDMANLDFFAVTDHSNWFDNDTDRYNETITDVEDSTSEKWKRLNAVADEFNEDGRFVAIAGFEMTWSGSTGGWGHINTFNTPWFASRDVPEMDLLTYYELLAQSPDSISQWNHPGETFGDFNDFSYYKPEFDNVIHLIEVGNGEGPVGGPGYFRSYEYYTRALDKGWHVAPSNNQDNHRREWGTANDARTVVLAPELSRESIYDAIRNYRVYATEDKNLEITYIVNDEIMGSILENPQNLRIHISAVDPDESDSITKVSLIANGGIEVESKSFDSNEILWNLELKPLYDYYYVRIEQEDGDIAVTAPVWAGEVVRAGFSKLEVSRRIQIIGENVEIKATLYNNTLQDFENVVVEFYKDQISPENKIGEKTINIIESAGIGEVSFEWSSSIEGDYTIYARSEIMIDGIPREFTEEVTVSFRDEENATKIILDASHFNDYVSGYYDDNYSALQQMIEEEGYIFIVNEERISDNLLKNTDVLIITGPDRLGDNRSVFAQDELEAIARYTEEGGNLIVAGRADYKDGEGEFQTSTQINNILETIGSSLRINDDQVVDYDNNGGQPWRLYFDDYVSSKYYLTNNIPEEKTYSFYSGCSVILEGESDENVDWLVKGHDTTETSDADNKGDNTPVDQGEVYVLAAEELESGAKIVVAGSIFFSDFETAGQSADFYSNKLITENIINWMTIDLMDISEVRKDEDNNGIPDLLGEKVMIEGRTTTYSPAIDNPSDNAFFDVIYAQDETGGICVFGVSQIPLELGVKIRVIGTVDHYLGEFEVQIEDENKDIIIIDENPAEVPPLEISTGDSMKDEYQGWLIKVEGTVTGMTESSLYLNDGTGEARVYVEGYIGDGTGNEEMLGKWDPSIEIGDTVSAIGIASKDPQGPRLRVRNTAEIVKIE